CATCAGAAACCATTTATTACAATATCTCCTAAAATTCATAGGCATAAATATATTCTCCTAAATATTGTCAGGGTTATTTTCTCAAGTCATCTATATCAAACTGTATTTGTTTAACAAAAGTATAGTATATTATGAAGAATGACATTGCAATACATTTTAGAAgattctatttttattaaaaccaAAGATGTAAATTTACATGCTTTTTCCATAGAACAAGAAAAAAGACGGTTGGCAGTGTGTCAAGGTATAGCATGAGAGAAGAGTGACTCATCTCTCCTGTGATTTCGTAAAGTAAAAAAGGGGTTTCTTACAGATATAGGTCTGTTTATTTTCACAGCTTTCATCTACATAGACTTCTCTTGATTTGTAAGATAAACAGATTTGTTGCCTTTGATATCTAGGAAGAGAAAAGCTACAACAGAAGAAATGTCACAGTCATTATCATGAAATTCTATAATGTGCAAAGAGAAGAaatgtataatttatattatactgtaaaatataatttatgtgttgtaataattatactataattaatatacatataaaacacaATTTCTATCACtaagtaaaatgttaattttttatgttattgatacatttaataaaatgtcaTTGATAGATTAGagagatttaaataataattaaaatccaACAAAGGATAAGTATATCTAAAAGGGAAGAAAGCACATAGATTATCATCGGTTGTAAAGGTAGacagacaaattaaaaataaaatgataaaaaatctATGAACAGGCTTAAGTAAATTCTTCTGgtggaaaaacatatttttaggcTCATAGTCTTTAGGCTGATAGTGACTGGAATATTAAAAAGCATGAGGAATTTAAGGTTATATTCCTGACTCAGGTTGGAAAAGAACTGTGTGGTTAGTAGCAAAGTAAGTAGACTTTTAGTCAGGGTTTGGAAGAAAAATTCTCAGGAGAATTTTGAAACTGAACTATGTCTTCGGTTTCTGGAATTTGTAATGCTGAATGTGGGACTGGGTTTAAGTTACAGTCTCTTTCTCCAAGTCCATAAATGTCTTGAAATTATTCCCCAGGcaatgtttctgtttctttgggcAAATACGGTAATTAAAGTATTGTGTCAGACAAGTACTTACATATCAGAGGACATAGTTGAATCATTTTCCCATAGCCATTGCTTATCAATTCCATTATGGTAGATTCCAATccaaaagaaagattttaaagagaagaaatgcTGGTGgtaaacaaatacacacaaatgTAACTTTCCCATTATTATCTTTTTGTCCACTGCATGAAAGTACTTGTAAAAAATTCAACATCACATGTATATTTATTCAATTTGTCCTTTCTAAAAATTAACGTCTTTTGCAGATGCTGATGATatgcaactaaaaaaataaactccTTGTCCTCCTgggaaatatagaaaataaacaaataaatatgaatcaATGATAGTACTGGCTTGGGCCATAAAGGAGATAGTGTTTTTAAAGAATACATCCCTCATGGACTTCTTGAAGATTAATTTTATCCCCACTGCCTATCTTCTCTCTCTCGAGAAGAGAGTACTGTATCTTTCAGGCGAGCTCAAATACAGAGGACTTGAACTTGATGCTGATTTGCATTGTTGGAGTTAGGGAAACTCCCCCATTTCTCACATAGTGTTCTAGATCCTGATGCACTAACTGGACAACGGTATTAGCTTTTGGTCTGCAAACACTATACCATCTTGATGCTGGGCTTCAGCAGGTTTTTTTTCTATGAAAGAGATAGTTCTTATAATAACTGTCTCTTTTAAAATCCAACCTCTATACACTTTTTCATGAAGGGCCTTTCAAATATTACCTCAAAACCTTTTATTCCTGTACCCAATATACACATCCTCTGCTGTATCTTGCATGTGAGTGTTGAAACAAAAGATCCACAAGTGATATCCTTCAGCCATTTGCCTAGTGTGGAACTCAGGTGATTTCACAGTTTAATAGTTAATTAACTCTGCATATCTCACATACTCATATGATGCTCAAAGTAATCACTTACCACCTCCTCCTTATTTATCTTCAGGAGACTGGCATTCTTAGACAAGCAGGCCTGTTGACTCTCTCTCCAAGTTAACTGTTCTTTGGAGAAGTAGTAACAACTGCATCTGAACCAAACCCAGTTCTTTGGGCAAGAATGACAACGAGGTCCTAGACAAAAATTCTCTATCATTGTCCTGAACAGATTCAGAAAGTTTgatgttcatgtttttttttttttttttccaaatgcaacTTGCAAGTAGAAGTACAATTTTTGTCATTACAGGAACATtatataaaaacagaaactagtcataaaaattagaaataaaaactcttggttttatttttctctcaactTGCTGCTACCTCTCAGATCCTTCATGTGTCATATCTGACAAGCCTTGATGCATCTATCGAATGATGTGAGTAGGCAAACCATTTAGTTTCTTACTTCATTGCCATTGTTATAGCACCTTTGTAAGATGGAATGTCTTCACCTTACATCACCGTAAGGCGAATTTTTGCTGAAATTTTGCCCTTCTAATACAAACTGTACCTCTTTAAATCTGTTCTCAGATTAATTAATTCTACCATCCCTACAAACCAATGGAATCTTACATGACTCCCTAATAAGAACTTATCTCTGTATTCTTATCTTGCAGTTAGTTTTACATAAACTTCTGTCTTACTAGATTATGTTTTTTAATAGCTGGGAtcatgttttattatatttatatcatCTATAGCACATAGACTACCTTGCCTATAGAAAATTCTGTTTGTAGAGTTGATACAAATCAGGAATGGCTTTTGTTAGGGAAATCATAGACCCCTGTTAAGCAGCCATTACCCAGACTTCACCtatccccacctccttctctgaggAAGTCACAAACCCAGGCTAAGTGGCCATCCTCTGCTACCCCCACATCCtttctattgtgtgccattccacaaccCCAGGGCAGGAGATGCTAGGTCTAATAAAAAGACCCCTCCAGACCCTAAACCCAGAAACAGGGAACAAGCAGCACCTGAcattatcagaacaggaattctcagtggcaagcccccatcccacccctcagGTGGATAAAACCTACATTCAAACAGTATAGATTGGTCTCTCTCCTCTGGCTCGAAGCGGGGCTTGTGGAGCTGCCATGTATGGCTCCTAACCGGAGCAGTTTTCGGCCACCCCCAGGGGACAGGGCACAATGGGACGTtatcccctgctcttttggactctttccGTTGAGTAGGTGACAAGGAGATTTGCCCTTTCTGGCCTCTTTATTCTGAACGCTAaggggatcatttgctgaaagtttctgttgtgccctgaataTGTGTCCCCACATGTCATCATTGTAGCAACTCACTCTACATCTTTGCTGCTTAAATCAATATTAAGGAAGCAGGTTATAAAACTGTGGCCTACCTTTTTGCTGGGTTGTGACATAAGTTTCTTTAGAAGATGCTACAAAAATAGACATAATAATTAGATCCTCCTTTAAACTGAAATATCAAAATAACTATCAAAATACTGCAATCtagtggccctctctagctaaaccaacgtggcaggtgaaatcactgccctccccactacgtgagatctgacacccaagggagtaaatctctctggcaacgtggactatgactcccagagaggaatgtagacccggcatcgtgggatggagaacatcttcttgaccaaaacggggatgtgaaatgaaatgaagtaagtttcagtggcagagagattccaaaaggagccgagaggtcactctggtgggcactcttatgcacaatatagacaacctttttaggttctaatgaattggaatagctagcagtaaatacctgaaactatcaaactacaacccagaacccttgaatcttgaagacaattgtataaaaaatgtagcttatgaagggtagTAATGTgatcgggaaagccatatggaccacactcccctttgtccagtgtatggatgaatgagtagaaaaatgggggcaaaaaaaaaaaggcacccaatgttcttttttactttaattgttctttttcactttaatttttattcttattatttttgtgtgtgtggtaatgaaaatgttcaaaaattaattttggtgatgaacacacaactatataatggtactgtgaacaactgaatgtatgctttgtatgacagcatggtatgtgaatatatctcaataaaattgaattttaaaaaatccaaaaaaaaaaaagattacaatcTAGAGGAGTAAATAAGCAATTTtagagaaagtaaaataaaaaaaaaaagaactttgataAGGTAAAATTGTTCTGAGCCTAATTTTTGCTCATCCTATTCTACGAAATAAATAAAGTTCCGAAAGACAGAGCAATGCAGAATTCTCTGTAGTTACTTACAGTTTCCTGTGAAAGCAGCCACTGCAATGGCGATAGCCATCAGGAAAAAGCATGTGACCCCAAGCACCACAGACATGAGCCTCCATGGAAGAGGTGAGAAATCTATAATCAAAAGCAGAAGTAGCTGGAACAAGATTTTaggacaaataataaaaataatattcacaAAGCACTTTACCGTTAAGAACACAATTCAAACaccttttttattcttgattCTGACAAGACTGTGAAATATTTTACCAGATTTTAGACAATAATGATGTAACTGAAGTAAAAGCCTCATTTTTTTATATGGGCTGCTTGCCCATACAAAGCATAAGCAAGTAATGGCAAAAACTGAATCACTAATTCACAAATCCTGCTTCCAAATCctcttctctttcattccttttcaccaTAAGATGAGGGAAAAAATTCAATAGACTGAGCAAGTAAACTATCTAAAACTAAAATGGCAATTGATTGAGCTCTTccctacaaaaaaataaaagtgactacattttaaaattggtagtcaaacaaatatcatttgtttattctttttcttccccactttcctccctcccttaACGTGAGAAACATTTATTAAGATTCTCAATGTGTCATACATGGATTAGAACCAGTAGTGAAGATATAGAAAGAATGAGATGTGGCCCCCACCTTTGACAGATTTACAAACCATTAGCTGTAGATAGTTAGAAGATCAGAAGCAGTGAAGTgccagctttatttttctctctctaactttggaacattaaatatataaaatgataaccTGTGAGGTACAATGTTTATCTTTCCTACTAGTTTCTCTCCTTCCACTGAATTTCTTCATTATCACTAACACATCCatctcttgctttttattttctcctcattcATTGCCATTGCCATGCCTTATCCATCCAACCCAGACTTAATCATGGATCacctgaatgatttttttttattagagaagttgtaggtttaaagaaaaatcaagcataaaatacagggtcccatttaccaccctattattagcaccttgcattggtgtggtacatttgttacaattgataaaagactatttttataattgtactatttactgtagtccatgatttaacttggGGTTTACTGTGTtgtgcatttccatggatttttttttaaatacttttattctagtaacatatatacaacctaaaattttcccttttaaccacatacaaatatataattcagtgctgttaattatgttcacaatgttgtgctaccatcaccaccatcattaccaaaacttttccatcaacccaaatagaaacaatGTATGTTTTAAGCTTAATTCCCTATTccatacccccaccccatctcctggtaatctatattctagattctgactctagagtttgtgtattctaattatttcataacaatgagatcatgcaatatttgtcctttttgtcactcaacatgctgtcttcaaggtcatctatgttgtcacatgtatcagaatgaTTCTAATGTCACTAACTGTTACTTTTCCACCACACTAAGTAACTGTTACACTAAGCTGAATTGAATTCCACCTTCTCTCTTTCTATACCTGGGTTGCACATATCTGATGAAGGAAATCAAACAGCCTGGTGCTAATTCATAATTCACATTAGGCTTTCAAACCTCACCTTGATTCTTAATGGAATTTGACAATTATCTTTCTTCTCTTGGTCAACTTCTGTCATTTTCAaaaccagttttttaaaaatattcactacTGTCCTTAACATCTCCCTTATTGCAAATGTGCAGAGACCAAAAGGTTTTGATGAGGGGAACTTGCAAAGGGCTTGATTTCCATTTCATTAGTGTTCTCTTTGGATTACAATCCCTTACTTTTTAATCTATTAAACTCCTACTTTacctaatattagtatagctatgtCAGATTGTTTTTGGCTATtgtttgtatattatatatatttccatccttttattttcaaaatttttgaacCCTTATATTTAAATATCACTTATAAACACTGTATGTTTGGATTTAATACAATCtgataatatttgtcttttaattggagtatctttcatttacatttaatgaaagtatTGATACACTTATGTCTACATCTgttattttatgatttctttttatagttaCCACTCCTTTTGCATGTTCCTTTTACACTgctttcttacttccttgtttatatttatttaatttttatatttattctctttattatttatcattatttattttatcctttatattattctagttttttattccaaaaataaaagttatacatCCTTTACTATCAACTGAATGTTTAACATAGATATTAAAACATGCATCCTTAACTTATTTGAGTCTAATATAAATTACTAGATTATAACCATAAATATTATAGTATAACTTCACAGATAATGACAAAACTTTAGAACAGGTTAACCACATTTATTTAACTTCTACCTTTTTTTTATGACTGTACTGCAATTAAGTTGTATACTAAACACCCCAGAGCagcattattactattatttgtaTTCATTCATATCTACTCCCATGTTTAAGATTTCCattgttcttcattcttttcttggcTTCTCTTTTACCATGTGGGTTCATTTTATTTGGTTAGAACTACCTTATTgtacttatttgatttttttgttgttgggtgaaaTTGTACTGTTTTGCTTAAGaattatctcttttcttttcctttctttctttttttttttaggattattGTTGCTGGGTTGAGAATTTTAGTTTGGAAGTTATTTTCCTTTAACAGTTTGAATTGCATATGTCATTTTCTGgattccataatttctgttaaaaAGTCAGCTGTCTGTTTTATTAATTCTCCTTTGAAAATGATGTATGTTTTTGTGGTTACTTTAAAGATAAGATATCCTTTGGCTTTTTTCTTAGGCATCATACTAAGATGTTCCaaaatgtggttttcttttttatgtgtcCTTTTTGGGGTTTGATGCACTTTGTTGCATGTGTAGCTTGATAGCTTTTACCAGTGCTGGAtaattctcattcattatttcttcaaatattactATGTTTCACATATCTCCTATGGTAATTTCTGAGTTTTTCATTGTCTAAGCCCTCTTTGCTtcagtttgtatattttcttctaatctatcttccagttcactgattctttctttggctGTGTCCAACCAGTTATTAAATATCTCTGTAGTTCTAAATTCTgttattgtagttttcatttctacaattTCAATTTGATTTCTTTGCATAGATTCCAGCTATCTGGTAAA
Above is a window of Choloepus didactylus isolate mChoDid1 chromosome 8, mChoDid1.pri, whole genome shotgun sequence DNA encoding:
- the LOC119541983 gene encoding killer cell lectin-like receptor subfamily E member 1 produces the protein MNEEPIIYVTLNQDSWQKHTYKNNTEYKFSPNELSLTKKELKHHKPCKEQHKNSTEDVSGKDFSPLPWRLMSVVLGVTCFFLMAIAIAVAAFTGNSSSKETYVTTQQKGPRCHSCPKNWVWFRCSCYYFSKEQLTWRESQQACLSKNASLLKINKEEVHFFSLKSFFWIGIYHNGIDKQWLWENDSTMSSDIFSLPRYQRQQICLSYKSREVYVDESCENKQTYICKKPLFYFTKSQER